The Bacillus vallismortis genome window below encodes:
- the ldcB gene encoding LD-carboxypeptidase LdcB, with product MKKSGKWFSLAAALSVTAIVGAGCSISNGDAQKDTKTTAETKQTEQKTADSKKANTQDSEFSLESKYFNDIKQVDGLETIQNPENILALVNKQYALPENYEPSDLVIPDVEFSFEEKIQKRYIRKEAADALKTMFDAAKKEGYELAAVSGYRAYDRQKVIFNNEVNLKGEKKAREAVAYPGESEHQTGLAMDISSRSNGFQINEAFGSTSDGKWVQDNAYKYGFIIRYPKNKEDITKYEYEPWHLRYVGKKAAKDIHDNDLTLEEYFEKVKKI from the coding sequence ATGAAAAAGTCCGGTAAATGGTTCTCACTGGCTGCCGCTCTGAGTGTAACGGCAATCGTCGGAGCCGGCTGCAGCATATCGAACGGAGATGCTCAAAAGGATACGAAAACCACAGCAGAAACGAAGCAAACAGAACAAAAAACAGCTGACAGCAAAAAAGCAAACACTCAGGACAGTGAGTTTTCATTGGAAAGCAAATATTTCAATGATATTAAACAAGTAGACGGTTTGGAAACCATTCAAAATCCAGAAAACATCCTCGCCCTTGTCAATAAACAATACGCATTGCCTGAAAACTATGAACCTAGCGATCTTGTTATACCTGATGTAGAGTTTTCTTTTGAAGAAAAGATTCAAAAACGTTACATCAGAAAGGAAGCGGCCGACGCATTAAAAACGATGTTCGATGCTGCGAAAAAGGAAGGCTATGAACTGGCAGCTGTCTCGGGGTACCGTGCGTATGACAGACAGAAAGTCATTTTTAACAATGAAGTAAACCTAAAAGGGGAAAAGAAGGCAAGAGAAGCGGTCGCTTACCCGGGTGAAAGCGAGCACCAAACAGGCCTGGCGATGGACATCTCGAGCCGGAGTAATGGCTTTCAGATAAATGAAGCGTTCGGAAGCACGTCCGACGGAAAATGGGTGCAAGACAATGCTTATAAATATGGTTTTATCATTCGCTATCCTAAAAATAAAGAAGATATCACAAAATATGAATATGAGCCATGGCATCTGCGTTATGTAGGCAAAAAGGCCGCAAAGGACATCCACGACAATGATTTAACGCTGGAAGAGTACTTTGAAAAAGTGAAGAAAATCTAA
- the deoD gene encoding purine-nucleoside phosphorylase — protein MSVHIGAEKGQIADTVLLPGDPLRAKFIAETYLENVECYNEVRGMYGFTGTYKGKKISVQGTGMGVPSISIYVNELMQSYDVQNLIRVGSCGAIRKDVKVRDVILAMTSSTDSQMNRVAFGSIDYAPCADFELLKNAYDAAKDKGVPVSVGSVFTADQFYNDDSQIEKLAKYGVLGVEMETTALYTLAAKHGRKALSILTVSDHVLTGEETTAEERQTTFHDMIEVALHSVSQ, from the coding sequence ATGAGTGTACATATAGGTGCTGAAAAAGGACAGATTGCGGATACAGTGCTTTTGCCGGGAGATCCTCTCAGAGCAAAATTTATTGCTGAAACGTATCTTGAAAATGTAGAATGCTACAATGAAGTCAGAGGCATGTATGGATTTACAGGTACATATAAAGGCAAAAAAATCTCCGTGCAGGGAACGGGAATGGGCGTTCCGTCTATTTCAATTTATGTGAATGAATTAATGCAAAGCTACGATGTGCAAAATCTAATAAGAGTAGGTTCTTGCGGCGCTATCCGTAAAGATGTCAAAGTGCGGGACGTCATTTTGGCTATGACCTCCTCCACTGATTCACAAATGAACAGAGTCGCTTTCGGAAGCATCGATTATGCGCCTTGCGCCGATTTCGAACTTTTAAAAAATGCTTATGATGCCGCAAAGGATAAAGGCGTGCCGGTGAGTGTAGGAAGCGTATTTACAGCTGACCAGTTCTACAACGACGATTCGCAAATCGAAAAGCTTGCAAAATACGGTGTGCTGGGCGTAGAGATGGAAACGACTGCATTGTATACATTAGCAGCGAAGCACGGAAGAAAAGCGCTGTCAATTCTCACCGTGAGTGATCACGTATTAACAGGAGAAGAAACGACAGCGGAAGAGCGTCAAACCACATTTCATGATATGATAGAAGTGGCTTTACATTCCGTATCACAGTAA
- the yodL gene encoding shape determination protein YodL: MMLSVFKKKSCSYDVTIFQTPRFGEKKGYRAVYRTELNGSDHQDVLKRAFSLFNVFDTVPSDYDARFVATGDVILIDEGRKGKTYYKLLPAGWRKINRLIVQTT, encoded by the coding sequence ATGATGTTATCCGTGTTCAAAAAGAAGTCTTGTTCCTATGACGTGACAATATTTCAAACACCCCGGTTTGGCGAAAAAAAGGGCTACAGAGCCGTCTATCGAACTGAACTGAACGGGAGCGATCATCAAGACGTGCTGAAAAGAGCATTCTCTTTGTTTAATGTATTTGACACCGTTCCAAGTGATTATGACGCGAGATTTGTGGCCACAGGAGACGTGATTCTGATTGATGAAGGCAGAAAAGGGAAAACATATTACAAACTGCTTCCCGCCGGATGGAGGAAAATCAATCGTCTGATTGTGCAGACGACATAA
- a CDS encoding phosphatase PAP2 family protein: MYKPVSLFLIFLFLAAAIHTNAVQSADEAISRAAILIRQPWLNEVMTGITHLGASSFLLPFILIIGAGLFFYRKTWDGLLMFLVFGAGRLLNKVLKEWIERVRPDFAPLVHESSFSFPSGHSMNAAYVYPVIAYFLVKHLPFLSKHKKMVYTIAGVITVLVGISRVYLGVHFVSDVLGGFSLGLLLFFLVKGFDEKIKRFRQK; the protein is encoded by the coding sequence TTGTACAAGCCTGTTAGCTTGTTTCTTATTTTTCTTTTTTTAGCTGCGGCCATTCATACAAATGCTGTTCAATCTGCAGATGAAGCGATAAGCAGGGCGGCTATTTTGATCCGTCAGCCATGGCTTAATGAGGTCATGACAGGGATCACGCACCTTGGTGCTTCTTCTTTTCTCCTCCCTTTTATCCTGATCATTGGAGCGGGCCTGTTTTTTTACAGAAAAACATGGGACGGCCTATTGATGTTCTTGGTATTCGGTGCAGGTCGGCTGTTAAATAAAGTCTTAAAAGAATGGATTGAACGAGTGAGGCCTGATTTTGCACCGCTGGTTCATGAATCATCCTTCAGCTTTCCGAGCGGCCACTCCATGAATGCTGCCTATGTTTATCCTGTCATTGCCTATTTTTTAGTGAAGCACCTCCCGTTTTTGTCCAAACATAAAAAAATGGTATATACCATAGCAGGCGTGATCACTGTTTTGGTCGGCATAAGCAGAGTCTATCTGGGGGTGCATTTTGTCTCTGACGTGTTAGGAGGCTTTAGTCTCGGCCTGCTTCTGTTTTTCCTAGTAAAAGGTTTTGACGAAAAGATTAAGCGGTTTCGACAAAAATAG
- a CDS encoding YozD family protein: MKEIDLVIDTEEIAEFFYRELARRGYIPSEDELFEIADITFDYLIEKCMIDEELDEDD; the protein is encoded by the coding sequence ATGAAAGAAATAGATCTTGTGATTGATACGGAAGAAATCGCTGAATTTTTTTACAGAGAGCTTGCGCGGAGGGGCTACATACCTAGTGAGGATGAGCTGTTTGAAATCGCTGACATTACCTTTGATTATTTGATAGAAAAATGTATGATAGATGAAGAGCTGGATGAAGATGATTGA
- a CDS encoding YozE family protein: MKSFYHYLLKYRQPKPQDSISEFANQAYEDHSFPKTSTDYHEISSYLELSADYLHTMATFDEAWDQYEAEVHGR; this comes from the coding sequence ATGAAATCCTTTTATCACTATTTATTAAAATACAGACAGCCGAAGCCGCAGGACAGCATCAGTGAATTTGCCAATCAGGCGTATGAGGATCACAGCTTTCCGAAAACCTCAACCGATTATCATGAGATCAGTTCATATTTGGAGCTAAGCGCTGATTACCTGCACACGATGGCAACGTTTGATGAAGCTTGGGATCAATACGAGGCTGAAGTGCACGGCAGATAG
- a CDS encoding YokU family protein → MKTCDWCGELEAVPGRNTVYWELPDGTRAIELTDTPAMVCASCGMTYQEETTIKEIEDQLLLIQTKNLPGSLAYQQLMETERILKRNYFDFS, encoded by the coding sequence ATGAAAACATGCGATTGGTGCGGAGAGCTTGAAGCAGTACCCGGCAGGAACACGGTGTACTGGGAGCTCCCTGACGGAACAAGAGCCATAGAGCTGACTGACACACCAGCCATGGTGTGTGCTTCCTGCGGGATGACCTATCAGGAGGAAACCACAATAAAGGAGATTGAGGATCAGCTGCTTTTGATTCAAACCAAAAACCTGCCTGGAAGTCTGGCGTATCAGCAGCTCATGGAGACAGAAAGGATTCTGAAACGCAACTATTTTGACTTCTCCTAA
- the ablA gene encoding lysine 2,3-aminomutase, producing the protein MASKWYKPKRHWKEIELWKDVPEEKWNDWLWQLTHTVRTVDDLKKVINLTEDEEEGVRISTKTIPLNITPYYASLMDPDNPRCPVRMQSVPLSEEMHKTKYDLEDPLHEDEDSPVPGLTHRYPDRVLFLVTNQCSMYCRYCTRRRFSGQIGMGVPKKQLDAAIAYIRETPEIRDCLISGGDGLLINDQILEYILKELRSIPHLEVIRIGTRAPVVFPQRITDHLCEILKKYHPVWLNTHFNTSIEMTEESVEACEKLVNAGVPVGNQAVVLAGINDSVPIMKKLMHDLVKIRVRPYYIYQCDLSEGIGHFRAPVSKGLEIIEGLRGHTSGYAVPTFVVDAPGGGGKIALQPNYVLSQSPDKVILRNFEGVITSYPEPENYIPNQADAYFESVFPETADKKEPIGLSAIFADKEVSFTPENVARIKRRETFTANPEHETLKDRREKRDQLKEKKFLAQQKKQKEAENGGDSS; encoded by the coding sequence TTGGCAAGCAAATGGTATAAACCGAAACGGCATTGGAAGGAGATCGAGTTATGGAAGGACGTTCCGGAAGAGAAATGGAACGATTGGCTTTGGCAGCTGACACATACGGTAAGAACAGTAGATGATTTAAAAAAAGTGATTAACTTGACCGAGGATGAAGAGGAAGGCGTCAGAATTTCTACCAAAACGATCCCCTTAAATATTACACCTTACTATGCTTCTTTAATGGACCCCGATAATCCGAGATGCCCGGTCCGTATGCAGTCTGTACCGCTTTCTGAAGAAATGCACAAAACAAAATACGATCTGGAAGATCCGCTCCATGAGGATGAAGATTCACCGGTACCCGGTCTGACACACCGCTATCCCGATCGTGTGCTGTTTCTTGTCACGAATCAATGTTCCATGTACTGCCGCTACTGCACAAGAAGGCGTTTTTCCGGACAAATCGGAATGGGAGTTCCTAAAAAACAGCTAGATGCTGCGATTGCTTATATCAGGGAAACACCTGAAATCCGCGATTGTTTAATTTCTGGCGGTGACGGGCTTTTGATCAATGACCAAATTTTAGAATACATTTTAAAGGAGCTGCGCAGCATCCCGCATCTGGAAGTAATTAGAATCGGAACAAGGGCGCCGGTCGTCTTTCCGCAGCGCATTACCGATCATCTGTGCGAGATATTGAAAAAATATCATCCAGTCTGGCTGAACACCCATTTTAACACAAGCATCGAGATGACAGAGGAATCCGTTGAGGCCTGTGAAAAGCTGGTGAACGCAGGCGTGCCGGTCGGAAATCAGGCCGTGGTGCTAGCCGGTATTAATGACTCGGTTCCAATTATGAAAAAGCTCATGCACGACTTGGTGAAAATCAGAGTCCGTCCTTATTATATTTATCAATGTGATCTATCAGAGGGCATCGGGCATTTCAGAGCTCCCGTTTCCAAAGGTTTGGAGATCATTGAAGGGCTGAGAGGTCATACCTCAGGCTATGCGGTTCCGACCTTTGTCGTTGACGCACCAGGCGGCGGAGGTAAAATCGCCCTGCAGCCAAACTATGTATTGTCGCAAAGCCCTGACAAAGTCATCTTAAGAAATTTTGAAGGTGTGATTACGTCATATCCAGAACCGGAGAATTATATCCCTAACCAGGCTGACGCTTATTTTGAGTCCGTTTTCCCTGAAACCGCTGACAAAAAGGAGCCGATCGGGCTGAGTGCTATTTTTGCTGACAAAGAGGTTTCATTTACACCGGAAAACGTGGCCAGAATCAAGAGGAGAGAGACGTTCACAGCGAATCCGGAGCATGAAACGTTAAAAGATAGGCGTGAGAAAAGAGATCAGCTAAAAGAAAAGAAATTTTTGGCGCAGCAGAAAAAACAGAAAGAGGCTGAAAACGGAGGGGATTCTTCATGA